One Curtobacterium sp. MCLR17_032 genomic window carries:
- a CDS encoding WhiB family transcriptional regulator: MDWRDQAACLTADPELFFPVGNTGPAVDQIEKAKSVCARCTVTEMCLQYALENNQDSGVWGGLSEDERRALKRRAARARRAS, translated from the coding sequence ATGGATTGGCGTGACCAGGCAGCCTGCCTCACCGCGGACCCCGAGCTCTTCTTCCCCGTCGGGAACACCGGCCCGGCCGTCGACCAGATCGAGAAGGCCAAGTCGGTCTGTGCTCGATGCACCGTGACCGAGATGTGCCTCCAGTACGCACTCGAGAACAACCAGGACTCCGGCGTCTGGGGTGGCCTCAGCGAGGACGAGCGTCGCGCGCTCAAGCGCCGCGCTGCCCGCGCCCGCCGCGCCTCCTGA
- the bcp gene encoding thioredoxin-dependent thiol peroxidase, with product MSDRLAAGDTAPDFTLPDQDGTEHALADLRGRKVIVYFYPAASTPGCTTEACDFRDNMSSLQAAGYEVLGVSKDDLPALQRFHHEQALSFPLLSDPDLAVHRAYGAWGEKNNYGKIVTGTIRSTVVVDEDGSVQLPLYNVKATGHVASLRKKLGLV from the coding sequence TTGAGCGACCGTCTCGCCGCCGGCGACACCGCACCCGACTTCACCCTCCCCGACCAGGACGGCACCGAGCACGCGCTCGCCGACCTCCGGGGGCGGAAGGTCATCGTGTACTTCTACCCCGCCGCGTCCACCCCGGGGTGCACGACCGAGGCGTGTGACTTCCGCGACAACATGTCGTCCCTGCAGGCCGCCGGGTACGAGGTCCTCGGCGTCTCCAAGGACGACCTGCCGGCCCTGCAGCGGTTCCACCACGAGCAGGCCCTGAGCTTCCCGCTGCTCAGCGACCCGGACCTCGCCGTGCACCGGGCGTACGGCGCCTGGGGAGAGAAGAACAACTACGGCAAGATCGTCACCGGCACGATCCGGTCGACGGTCGTCGTGGACGAGGACGGCTCGGTCCAGCTGCCGCTCTACAACGTGAAGGCCACCGGCCACGTCGCGAGCCTGCGGAAGAAGCTCGGGCTGGTCTGA